Part of the Desulfovibrio desulfuricans genome, CTCACCTTGGCGTTGCGCGCAATGGACAGCGTGCCGCCATTGTTCACATCAATTGTGGTGTAGGTTTCTGCCGCGCCGTCCGCTACCTGATGCGTGTCGCTGATGGCGATGGGCGCAGCGGCAACTGCCATGCCAGCACCTCCCATCAAAAATGCGCTAACTGCCACTCCGCCAAGTACATTGAGCATGTGACATTTTTTCAGAATTCCCCTGTAGCGTTGCACGAGCATGCCCAGGGCGCCTTGTGTAAATCGCATGCAATCCTCCTCAGAAATTGTCTGGTTGTGTCCAACCGCTTCCTTCGTGGAAGCTGGAACAACGTTGTTCTTCCCGGTGTGAGGATTATGTAAAATTAGCCGTCGGTCAATACCCTACTAGCGAATGCGCCGCATTTCATTCAGATCTTGCATCATGCAAGAAATATCATGCCCATTCGGACTGGCTTTTAGGCGGGAACGTCAACAGCGAGGAATATCGCAGTGGACGGTATCCATGCGTCTGCAGTACCACACGCGTAACATTCAACGTATTGAAGATGGCTCGCGTCAGCCTGGTGTGCTGCTCGCGCTACGCATGGTGGTCGCAGTTGATGCGGAACCGGGAGAGTTTTTTGAAACTCTTTTTGAAGAATCCGTCGGCGAAGCGCTCGATGGGGCGGCATCGTCACTCAAAAGGATTAGCGTGACTTACCAGCCACTGGGGGCTGTTGAGGGCCTGAAGAGTATATTTGGTCCATTACTGGCTCAAGCACGGTTGGCCGTCGGCATGTCGCAGACCGCCATGGCAAAAGGCGCGGGTTATAACCTGCGCAATGTCAATGCGGTGGAAAAAGGACAGCAAGAGCCTGGCGTGATGTCCGCTCTTGCCCTTGTGGCGGCAACGGGG contains:
- a CDS encoding helix-turn-helix transcriptional regulator; the protein is MRLQYHTRNIQRIEDGSRQPGVLLALRMVVAVDAEPGEFFETLFEESVGEALDGAASSLKRISVTYQPLGAVEGLKSIFGPLLAQARLAVGMSQTAMAKGAGYNLRNVNAVEKGQQEPGVMSALALVAATGVDIRGFFDQLHQTSAALSKE